GCGCTGCTTCCGCCTGCATCTATACCCATCAGACTTGCGAGGTAGCTGTGCTTCGCCATGAAATCTTTATAGGCAGGAACTTTTTGCGCCAGTTCAAGGGCTTTCTTCTCAATTTTCTTTTTATCACTGAAAGATTCCTTCAGTTCTTTCACCTGCTGACCATAGTAATAGGCTTCCTTGTTCATGCCCTGCAGACTCTTTGCCATATCTGGCATATTGCCCAGCTGGCCGTTGAGTAACTGTTTACGCTGCTGCATAAACGCTTTGGCTTCCTCCAATATGGCCAGTTTATCCTGAAGTGCTGTTACTGATTTCAGGCTGCCGTTCAATGCCGGGACTTTATCCGCAGAAATATTGGATTGCTTCAGGAAGCTGAGTGTATTGAAAAGAGAGTCTACACCTAAACTATTCCCCAGTAATTTCTTTCCCGGAATCTTATCTGTTTTGGCTTTCAGTTTATCTTTCAGCGCAGCAAACTGCTGTTCACTATCATTAAAGAGCTTTTGCGCATTAACTGAATCCAGTTTCGCCATACGCTTTTTCATCTGCTCCTCATAACGGGACATCTGGTTAAGGGCTTTCGCAGTGCGTTTGGTCAGCTGCCGGTTTAAGGCATCTGATTTTTTGGAAACAGTGCTGTAGTATTTGTTAGGGAGATCTATTGTTTTATTTACGATGCTGTCTTTTTGCGCCAGCACTTGCTCCTGAGCGTTGGCAGAAATAGCTATGACAGACAGACTTATTAGAATCAGGTATATGGGTCGCATGTGAAAAGTATCTAAAGTAACAGTACAACGGATGTTAGCAAATTTACGTAAAAATTTACAAGGTTAATTCCCGATATTGGATATGGATGATGACTGCCGGTGATTTTCCTTGATAACTTGATAGGATATACGTTTGAAAGCAGGTATCAAAATAAAATATAAGGAGGAAGAATAATGAATAACTATACCCTGGATGATATAAGTATTGATAACCAAAAAGGATATTTAGGCTTTAGTGCCTTTATTATAGTACTTTTCGGCGCCTGTTTTATCTTTGATTTTCATTTTTATGTGGGTCTTATCCTGGCAATAGTTATATTACTTTTATGGCTGGGATTTAAATTTTATGCAGACTTCTATAATGTGAAAATTCAGGAAAAGATGTTTGTGATTGAACATATTTTCAAACCTGTACAAAGATTAGATATCGATTTGTTTGATAGAATAGAAGGTATGCAAACGGTTTTCTGGTTGCCAGGAACTTCCTATTTTACTATCTGTTTCAAAGATGGAAGAAGATTTAATTTCTGCAGTATTAAATACAAAGGCTTTAAATACCAATTAACTAGTAAGGAAGAGATCAGTAAGAAACTCACAGCGGAGGTAGTTCACATGGTAAATAATTATTAAGGTATGTTATTGTTACTTACTAAGATATCAAACAGTATAAGTTGTGGTTAATTTCAATCAAAATAATAAGCAGATATATACACTGATGTGGCTACCGGCAGAAGATGAGATTATTTTTCGTGCGAAGGATGAAAGCCCGGTTGCTGCAAATGATAGTTTATATAGTCATCTTAAAAAACATATTCATCTACATCAGTGGAAAGTAAGATATACTGCGGCATACCGCCAATGGCTGGACAATGATAACAATGCTATTTATGATATCTCCAATGAAATTAATAAATCAATGATAGCAGCGTTGATTAAGTTAAATGAGGATTTGGAGACTAAAGCAGTATTTTTCTGGTTTGATATAGATAGATCAGTAACAGATGAATTTACCTGGAAGTGTTGTCCGGTTTCAGGAAAGAAATTAATTACGCTAGGTAAGGAATATACTAAAAAGAATGCCTTTGTATCACCGGATTATCCATTGATATTTCCGGATTATGTTAGCTTGTGATAGTATGTTGTTTATCGCAAAAGAAAACTCCTGCCAAATACTGGCAGGAGTTTTTTGTATCTGGGGTTAGGATATGGTCTGGTTAAAAACCTATATTCACCCCAAAGAAGAAGTTAAATCCTGCCATCGGGTAATAGTAATTATCTGGTTGTACTTTGCCATTTACATAGGTACCATAGGTACTTCCGTTAGGCTCGTAGAGATTATTAAAGATATTGTTCAGCATCAGTTGTACGCCCAGTTCACGGAACAGCGGCTGCGGAATGATATAGTTAAAACGCAGATCGCTGACGAAGTAAGGATTCAGGCTGCTGGCCTTGTTGCCGGTATTATCCATATACTGTCTGCTCACATATTTTCCTAACAGGTCTATATTCAGATTTTTGATAGGCTTCGCAGTAAACATATAACCACCTACGAAAGCAGGGGAGAAGGAAATATTGGTGTTACCGAATTCCAGCGTATGTGCGTCGTAGTTAGCATCGTAGTATACACCGCTGAAGTTAAGTACTTTATTCTGACTCAAGGCGGCATTAGCGCTGAAACTGAATACCTCATTGAATTTCACGTTTCCTTGTACTTCAACTCCCAGGCGATAGCTTTTAGGAATATTGGTACGTACATAGGCGCCTACGTCATTCAGCTTTCCTGTTTGTACTAACTGATTTTTGTAATTCATGTAGTATACATTGGCCTGTAAACTAGCTTTACGGCCGCTCCAGCTGTAACCGGCTTCGAGGTCGCGGAGCATTTCAGGCTTAGGCTCGTTGGCACCGATGTTGGATTCAAAGTCGGTGCGGTTAGGCTCTTTGTGACCTATTGCAAAGCTGGCGAATAAACGGTTAGCCGGATTGATGAAATAGTTCAGTCCTACTTTAGGATTGAAGAAGTTATAATTCACGTGTGGCTTGTAATCAGGTGCAGATTCAAAGCCATTCATGTTATAGCGCACGTTCCTGTATTGCATATCTGCAAAGGCTTGCAGCGCGCTGGTGATTTTATATTGTCCTTTCCAGTAGATGTTGAAATCATTTTTATCTGCCGGAAAACGGTTGTATTCATAATCTTTGTCGATGCCGGTGTATGCCCAGATTACTTTGTCGTAATGCTGGCCTTCATAGCGGTTCCAGCCACCACCCAGACTCCAGTTGAATTTTTCCGCTGTATAGTTCAGTGAGAAAATGCCGCCGTAGAAATAGTTGTCTAACCAGAGCTGACGGACTAAATCAGTAGTATCGATGGTAGCGCCATTGATGTGAACAGGTTGTAAGCCGTAATCCGCCAATGCCTGCTGGCCTTTGTATTCCTCATAGTAGCCACGGCCGCGGGTAAGGTGCCCGGCCACGTTGAAGTTAAAGTGGCTGTTGATTTCCTGGTTGAGGAATAACTGGTAATGGTCCTGTTGATAGTTATCTGTCTGATTATCGTAAGGAGCACCTGGTTTCTCTGTACCTGCGGGATTATAGGTGCGGTCTGTTTTTAGTAAGGCTTCCGGAACGCCATACCATGCCTGGTAAGTTTTTTCTTTACCAGAGAAGATATTTAAGCGGATAGCAGTTTTTTTGGAGATATATGCTGCGGAGGTATAAAACGATTTCAGGTCAGATGAAGCGCGGTCGATATATCCGTCAGAGGATATTCTGGAAAGACGTGCATCGATGGTGAAGTGGTCGTTGATCAGTCCGGAACCTGCTTTGACAGTATTTTTCCAGGAGTTGAAAGAACCAAAGCTGTTGCTGAGTTCTCCGTAGGCTTTGTCGTGGTACTCATTGGTGCTGAGGTTGAGTGTGGCACCGAAGGCGCCTGCGCCGTTGGTGGAAGTACCTACGCCACGTTGCAGTTCAATACTGCTGACAGAGCTGGCGAAGTCGGGCATGTTCACGAAGAAGGTTCCCTGTGATTCCGCATCATTGATAGGAATACCGTTTACGGTTACGTTGATGCGGGTGATATCAGAACCACGCACGCGCATATTCGTATAGCCGATACCGGTACCTGCGTCGGAGTTGGTCACTACGGCAGGGAGTTGGTTGAGCAGTATGGGCAGGTCCTGGCCAAGATTTTCTTTCTTGATTTCTTCAGCAGAAAGGGTGCTGTTGACGAAGGGAGAATTCTTCCCTGCGCGGAGGCTGCTGATCTCTACCTGTTTTACGAAGAGGCCGGTTTCTTCCAAAGAGAAATCGACTTTCGTATTGTCGTCGGCGTTAATGCTGACAGTATAAGGCTTAAATCCGATATAGCTGGCCTGCAGTTTATAATTGCCTTTCTTTTTCAGCTGAATGCTGAAGTGTCCTTTGTTATCGGTAAGTGATCCGTGTTGGTTGACAGATACGGATACTCCTTCTAGTGGCTGGCCGTTTGTTTTGTTTGTAACGGTACCGGTTACGACGGATTGCGCCTGTACGATACCTGCTGTACCCAGCAGTACCCACAACAGTAACTGTTTCATGTATAAGTATATATTTCTGTTTTTCACTTTCCTAACCAGCATTACCTGGTCCAGGTTCTTTGGGTGTGATCTCAGCCTGAAAGTAAGGCACCCCATGTGAAAACGGCAGTAAAGCCGATTTCCGTTACAAAGGTATGCAGGTATACACGAAAAAAATAAAATATTTTTTCCGGTTAGGATTTTTAGGTATTTTCAATGTCTTCCCTGTGTCATCGTCAATAATTTTTTTGTTAACCAATTAATCAGTTATTGAGATGATTAAACTTCAGTTGATTGGCCATTTGGGCCGTGATGCCATTGTACGTGAGGTAAATGGTGTTGCTGTTTTAAACTTTACCATTGCGGTGAATGAGCGTTTCAAGAACGCTGCCGGCATTTTACAGGAGCGTACTACCTGGGTGGACTGCAGCCTGTGGGAGCGCAATAATATGGCGCCTTATCTGCAACAGGGCACGATGGTATTCGTAGAAGGTGCTCCCCGGGTGGAGGGCTATATCAGTAATAATACTGGTGCTATCGGCGGTGCTTTGCGGCTAAAGGTGCTGCAGCTTCAGCTACTCAGCCGCAAGGACGAAGAACGTAAAAAGGTAGCCATCGCTACTACGCCGCCGGAGCTGGTGAGTGTTCCTGAACAGGAATTACCAGCCGATGATTTACCGTTCTGAGCGGTAAATTAACCCGCCTGATCCATTTCTGCATTATGGTATTTCAACTATTAATCAATTAGTTATGAAGATATTTTTTGATTTTATTCAAAAATATTTGGTGGCAATTGAAATTATCCTATCTTTGCACCCTCATTGCGAGGTAGAGCAGAGGTAGCTCGTCGGGCTCATAACCCGAAGGTCAGTGGTTCGAATCCGCTCCTCGCTACAAAAAAGAGAGCCTTCTCTACTCAGTAGAGAAGGCTTTTTTTATTGGTACAAGCGCTGCCTTTCCAGTTGGTGTTTGATGATCTCTTTATAGAGATGATAAAATAGAATAAGCGCCGAAGGCGCTATCTTTGCCTTTCAGCTCCTTGTAGGGCAATGTGTGAATTCACTCGGGGGAAACAATTTTTTAAATAGGGATATGATGCATAAAGCAGGTTTTGTAAATATTTTTGGTAAGCCCAATGCGGGAAAAAGTACGTTGTTAAACGCCATCATGGGCGAAAAACTTGCTATTATCTCGCCTAAAGTACAAACTACCAGACATCGTATTACAGGTGTACTCACCGAACCTGGCTACCAGATCGTATTTTCTGATACTCCTGGTATCATCGACCCTAAATATAAACTGCACGAGAAAATGATGGGTGCCGTGAAATCAGCGCTGGAAGATGCTGACGTAGCCCTCCTGATCATGGACTGTCGTGATAACCTCGAAGAAAATCTCGAACTCTTCAACTCGCTTAAATTAAAAGTACCCAGCATTCTTATCCTCAACAAAATGGATAATCTCTCTAAAGAAGAGATGGAACAGCTGGTAGCAAAATGTAACGAGTGGGGTAAAGCAAAAGCGGTAGTACCTATTGCCGCCAAACAGCAGAAAAACGTGAAAGAGCTGCTGGCTACAATCGTAGCAATGCTTCCTGAAGCGAACGCATTCTATCCGGAAGATACTTTAACGGATAAGTCTACACGCTTTTTTGTAGCAGAAATGATCCGTGAAAAAATCTTCCAGCTCTTCGAAGAAGAGATTCCTTATCATACTACAGTAATCGTTACGCAGTTCCAGGAAAAGGATACGCTGACAAAAATTACTGCTGAAATAATTGTTACCAGAGAATCACAGAAAGCCATCATCCTTGGAGAAAAAGGAAAGTCTATCCGTGAGATCGGTACCAGGGCCCGTCAGGATATTGAGAAATTCATTGAACGCAAAGTATTCCTCGAACTGTTTGTTAAAGTAAGAGGTAAATGGCGCGACAATGATCTCTTTTTGAAAGAATACGGGTATTAATCATTAATAAATTCCTGTGAGAGAAAACTGATGGTGATTTACGCGAAGCGACCACCGCGCGGAGCGCGGAACAAACCAAATCGTAACCGAAGGTTACGATTTATGAATTCGCAAAAATCTACTATTTAGTCAAGCTGGCAGGTGATTACGAAAATCATTTAATAAAATTATTATGGCAGGATTTACCATTGCTATTGTTGGACGTCCGAACGTGGGTAAGTCAACATTGTTTAACCGTTTATTGGAACAGCGTAAAGCTATCGTTGATGACCAGAGCGGTGTAACCCGTGATCGTCAGTACGGTATTGCAGACTGGAACGGCAAAACTTTTAACGTGATCGATACCGGTGGATTTGTTGCCGGCAGTGATGATGTTTTCGAACGCGAAATCCGCAAACAGGTGAAGATTGCTATGCAGGAAGCAAACCTGCTCATCTTCATGACGGATGTAACTACTGGTATTACTGACCTGGACAGCGAAGTGGCAGACTTGCTGCGTCGTAGCGCCAAACCGGTTTACCTGGTAGTAAATAAAGTAGATAACCAGCAACGTCAGCTGGAAGCAACAGAATTTTATAGTCTTGGCTTCGAAAATATATTCTTCCTCTCTTCTATGAGTGGAAGTGGTACCGGTGAGTTGTTGGATGATGTGGTTTCTCACATCACAGACGATATGGGTGAGGCTACTATGGAAAATGATATTCCTAAAATTGCCATCATTGGTCAGCCAAATGTGGGGAAATCTTCCCTGTTGAATGCACTGATTGGGGAAGAACGCAACATTGTGTCTGATATTGCCGGCACTACCCGCGATACCATCCACACACACTACAACATGTTCCAGAAAGAATTTATGTTGATAGATACTGCTGGTATCCGCCGCAAAACCAAGGTACAGGAGGATTTGGAGTTCTACTCTGTCATCCGTGCCATTAAAGCGCTGGATGAGGCAGATGTGGTAATGCTGTTGTTAGATGCTGAAAAAGGTATCACGGCACAGGATTTGAATATTTTCAGCCTGGCCGCAAGAAAAGGAAAAGGTATTGTGGTGCTGGTGAACAAGTGGGATCTCATGGAGAAAGCGACCAATACTGCCAGAGATTACGAAAAAGAGTTGAAAAACCGTCTTGCTCCATTCTCTGATGTGCCAATCATCTTTACTTCCGTAACTGAAAAGCAGCGTATTTTCAAAGCGATTGAAGTAGCCCTGGAAGTGTACGAGAACCGTACCCGTAAAATCCAGACTTCTAAGTTGAACGATGTGATGCTGAAAGCAATTGAAGCATACCATCCGCCGGTGGTTCGTGGTACGCCTATCCGTATCAAGTACGTAACGCAGATACCTACGCATACGCCAGCATTTGCGTTTTTCTGTAACCTCCCTGACGATGTCAAGGCGCCATACAGAAATTACCTGGAAAACCAGCTCCGTAGCCATTTCGACTTTAAAGGAGTGCCAATCAAGATCTTCTTCAGAAAGAAATAATATTGCAGTTGTAGGTATTAATATTTTGTAATTTGAATTTTATTAATACCTTTGCGCCGGTTTTAAAAAACTATAAACAACACAAAATGAAAAAAGTATTTGTATTCGCAATCGCTGCTGGTATGTTCTTCGTAGCTTGTAATGGTGGTAAATCTGCTTCTACTGACTCAACTGCTACTGCGCCAGTAGACACTATGGCTGCTGCTCCAGTTGCAACTCCAGCTGATTCTTCTGCTGCTGTTGACACTGCTGCTAAAGCTCCAGTTGCTGATTCTGCTGCTGTTGCTGCTCCAGCTGCTAAGTAAGAGATTATTTTATAATAATATCTTTCTTGCAAGAAATTGAGAAGTCCATCGCTAGTCGATGGACTTTTTAATTTGTACCATACACAAGATACATCCTCCTTTGTCGCTGCTAAGCGAAGCGTTCCCCGCCCCGGAGGGGCGGAACGAAAAAGCCGATAGCGAAGCTATCGGCTTAAAATAATATCAAATTTCCGCGCGAAGCGCGGCGGCTACCGCCGGGAAATAATCGATTTAATCCTCCAGCATACTGCTCAGGTTAGCTAACTCATCCTGCCTGTACCTGTCTTTATCCTCTTTAAAGCATTTCGCCAGCTCATCTATGAGCAACTGAATCACTCTTTTGTTAGACTGTGGCTTGAAATAACTAGGCACAGAAGGTACTGAAACCCTTTTCAGGTAGGTGTCTACATCCTGCTGGGTGTAGATCTGTCCCTGGATGGGATCTATAAAGAACAGTATCCTGTAGTCGTCTGGTTCTATTGGCTCCGAGAAATCCACGAAGGAGTCGAAATAGGCCAGTATGAACTGACGGGGAATATTAACGGCATATACCGGCAGATCGAGCATACTGCACAGTGCCTGGTAAATGATACCGTTGGTAAAAGGATTGCCTTTTTTAGACTCTATCACCTGGTTGATAAAGAACTGGTTCTTGCGCTGGTAGGAGACTTCTTCTCCTTTCAGGCCGAAATAGTTATATATCATGCTGTTCAGCACATTGATCTGTTCCAGTGGAGTCAGATAATTATTTAGTTCCAGCCAGATATTACGTTTGATACGTTCTATCTCTGTCATTACCTGGGTGGGCGACAAGTCAGGGAACTGATATTTGGCAATGAGAATGGCACCTTCCAGTAATTCCGGCATTTCCAGCTGACTCCAGGCGCGCAGGGCGCCTTGCAGGTCCTGGTAATGTACCCGGTGGATAAGCAGTTCTATTCGCTCCTGTATTGATTCCTCAACTGTATTCTCCCACAGGTTTTCCAGGTTAGGAATGATTTCCTTGCCATAGAGTAATATCTTATTGGCAACGGTATCAAAAACTTCCTGATCCGGATCATCCAACAGGTGGAACAAAGCGTTTATTTCTCTGTTTTCGCGCATGTCAACTGTGTAACAATGGTCAATCTCTCCGCCAGTATGTCCGGAGCCGAGGGTTACTCGGCTTTCTTCTTCCTTGGCGGAGCTTTCTTTTTAGGAGGATTGGCTTTCGCTTCTTCGATAATAGCTTTTGCTTCTTCTACCGTTATGTCGGCGGCCTGGTCTATCTTTTCCTTTGGAATTTTGAAATTCTTCAGGCCTTGTTTGATATATGGACCATAAGGACCTTTTAAAATCTGGATTTTTTCTTTTTCAAATACCTTGATGGTACGTTCGTCTTTGGCAGTGCGTTTTTCAACGATCAGCGGTGCGATTTCGTCCAGCTCAACGGTGTAAGGGTCCATTTCTTTTTTCAGGGAATAGAACTTCTTATCATGTTGTGCATAAGGACCGAATCTGCCGATGTTGATGATTACGTCTGAATCTTCGAACTGGCCGAGGTTACGAGGCAAACGGAATAATTCCATTGCATCTTCCAGGCTGATGGTTTCGATGCTCTGGGTAGGTTTCAGCTTGGCGAAGCGTGGTTTTTCCTCATCTTCTGCCTGACCGATCTGGATCATCGGGCCATAGCGGCCCATACGTGCCACGATTGGTTTGCCGGTAGATTCTTCTACACCCAGCTGGCGTTCTCCTTTTACGCGCTCGGCGTTTTCGAGGGTATTGGCCACATCTTTATGGAAAGGCTGGTAGAATTCTGCCAGCATATCGTTCCAAACCTTTTTACCATGGGCGATTTCATCGAATTCACCTTCAATCTTTGCAGTGAAACCGTAGTCCATTACAGAGTTGAAGTATTGGTTCAGGAAGTCGGTCACGATCATTCCAAGGTCTGTCGGGAACAATTTAGACTTTTCCGCTCCGGTATTTTCGCTGTCGGTATTTTTTGTGAGTTTATCTGCTTTCAGCGTCAGGATGCGGAATTCTCTTTTTATGCCTTCCTTGTCCCTTTTTTCCACGTATCCGCGTTTCTGGATGGTGGTAATGGTAGGTGCATAAGTAGATGGGCGGCCGATGCCAAGCTCTTCGAGCTTTTTCACGAGGCTGGCCTCTGTATATCTTGGTGCAGGACGGGAGAAACGCTCGGTAGCTTTCATTTCCTTCAGGTCCAGCGACTGTTTTACGGCCAGTGGAGGTAAGGAACCTTCCTGTGTATCGTCTTCATTGACATCTTCATCATCGTGGCTCTCCATATATACTTTGAGGAACCCGTCGAATTTCAGCACTTCACCACTGGCAGTCAGCTCTTCGTGGTTGGTGGAGATATCGATTTTTGCGATGGTTTTTTCCAGTTCAGCGTCCGACATCTGGCTGGCGATGGTACGCTTCCAGATGAGCTCATAGAGTTTGCGGGCATCGCTGTCGTCTACGGTGGTATTTTCCATGTAGGTAGGACGGATGGCCTCGTGCGCCTCCTGGGCGGACTCGTTTTTATTCTTGAACTTTCTGTACTGGTGGTATTTCTCTCCGTAATTACCTACGATCGCTTTCTGGATATCTCCGATCGCGGTATCAGACAGGTTGACAGAGTCCGTACGCATGTAGGTAATGTTACCGCTTTCGTAGAGTTTCTGTGCCAGCAACATGGTTTTGGATACGCTGTATCCCAGTTTGCGGCTGGCTTCCTGCTGCAGGGTGGAGGTGGTAAAAGGGGCAGCCGGGGATTTCTTTCCTGGCTTAACCTGGATATCCTTTACCGTATATGCGGCGCCTACACATTGTGTGAGGAATTTCTCCGCATCTTCGGCTGTTTTGAACTTGTTGGGGCCTTCAGCTTTGAAGGAAATGCTCTTACCGTTAATATCTTTACCGGTAAACCAGGCTTCTACTTTGAAGGTACTGGTGGCGTTGAAGGCATTGATTTCTCTTTCTCTTTCAACGATGAGGCGTACAGCCACAGACTGTACACGACCGGCGGAGAGCGAGTTACGCATGCTCATCTTACGCCAGAGAACAGGAGAAAGCTCAAAGCCTACGATTCTATCCAGTATACGGCGGGCCTGCTGTGCATTTACGCGGTCCATATCCAGCTTACGTGGATGTGCTACCGCATTTTCAATGGCAGGCTTGGTGATTTCGTGGAAAACAATACGTTTGGTATTTTTTGGATCAAGGCCTAAAACCTCACACAAATGCCATGAAATGGCTTCCCCCTCACGGTCCTCATCCGTTGCCAACCATACCTCGTCGGTATCTTTGGCCAGCTTCTTCAGGTCTTTTACAACCTTTTCCTTATCTTCCGGTATAACATATTTTGGCTTGAAGTTATTATCGATATCAATCCCCATGTCGTCCTTCTCCAGATCACGGATGTGACCAAAGCAGGATTTGACTTCAAAGTCCTTTCCCAGGATCTTTTCAATGGTTTTGGCCTTTGCTGGGGACTCAACTATAACTAAATTTTTTGCCATGTATGCTTCTTTAATATGCTGCTAAATACGCAATTTTTCGTAAAATAATAGCCTTACGAATTCTGCAAGTATAAAAAAGTACCTTGAAAATAAAAAATAAGGTATCATTAATACTTTAAATTCACTCGTAATGTAAGGAAAAAAACGACTACCACCGTAAACGCAGTATATTGGCGGTTTGAATCCCTCATTATCTACATTATAATTAAAAAAATAATAATGGATATTGTTATTATCGGAACGGGAAATATCGCTCACTGTTTCGGACACCTGCTGAAAATTCACGGACACCAGATTACGCAGATCATTGGAAGAAACCCCGATCGTGCTGCCGAATTGGCGGAAATGCTTCATGCTCCCTTTACGACCGATTTGCTGGATATTAATATGGAGGCAGACATGTACCTCCTGGCGGTATCAGACGCGGCGTATCCCATGTTAAATGACGAATTACGCCTGGGCCGCCGTATGGTTGCCCATACTGCCGGCGCCGTTCCGCTGAGTGCCATCTCCCGGATATCTTCCAACATCGGCGTAATATACCCGCTGCAATCTATACGTAAGGAAGTAAAAAATTACCCGCCTATACCGATTATGCTGGAGGCCAGTAATGATGATGTGCTCAAAAGACTACAGGCCCTGGCCCAGAGTATCGCCTCCAGGATCGAAGTGACAGATTCCCATCAACGCCTCCAATATCACCTGACAGCGGTATTGTGCAATAACTTCACCAACCACCTGATCGCAAGGGCCAAAGCCTACTGCGATCATGAACAGCTCGACTTCACCCTGCTGCAGCCCATCATACGGGAAACCTTCGACCGGCTGGAGAAATATCCCCCGGAGTCGGTACAGACAGGCCCGGCCATCCGCCAGGACGAAGCTACCATGGAGCTGCACCGGAACCTGCTGGCCAACGACGAATACCTCCAGCTGGTATACACCGTTCTGTCGGACAGCATCTATAACTTCCATGAAAAGCGATAGGGACAGTAGGTGCGTGTTAGTGCATTATTCGTATTTTCGCCACCGACTATGAACATATTATCACTTTTTAAGCCGGTAACCACCTTCGTACTGGATGTGGATGGTGTGCTGACAGATGGCACCCTGCAATTATTACCGGGAGGGGAAATGTCCCGCAGAATGAATATTAAGGATGGCTATGCCATGCAGCTGGCGGTTAAGAAAGGTTATCGCGTAGTGATTATTTCAGGTGGCAAATCTGAAAGTGTGGTCAGCCGGCTACAAGGCCTGGGCATTAAAGATATATATGTAGGCGTGCAGGATAAGAAAGAAAAACTGCAGGATTACGTATTTGAGAATGATCTTCGCTGGGATGAGATATTATATATGGGAGATGATATCCCCGATTATGCCCCTATGCAACTGGTAGCCCTGCCTACCTGTCCTGCAGATGCGGCGCCTGAAATTAAAAGTATTTCCAGGTATATCTCCCCGTTAGGCGGCGGACAGGGTTGTGTCAGAGATATTATGGAGAAGGTACTGAAGCTGAATGGCCACTGGCTGCTGGACGAAGGCA
This window of the Chitinophaga sp. Cy-1792 genome carries:
- a CDS encoding Rossmann-like and DUF2520 domain-containing protein, whose translation is MDIVIIGTGNIAHCFGHLLKIHGHQITQIIGRNPDRAAELAEMLHAPFTTDLLDINMEADMYLLAVSDAAYPMLNDELRLGRRMVAHTAGAVPLSAISRISSNIGVIYPLQSIRKEVKNYPPIPIMLEASNDDVLKRLQALAQSIASRIEVTDSHQRLQYHLTAVLCNNFTNHLIARAKAYCDHEQLDFTLLQPIIRETFDRLEKYPPESVQTGPAIRQDEATMELHRNLLANDEYLQLVYTVLSDSIYNFHEKR
- the topA gene encoding type I DNA topoisomerase; amino-acid sequence: MAKNLVIVESPAKAKTIEKILGKDFEVKSCFGHIRDLEKDDMGIDIDNNFKPKYVIPEDKEKVVKDLKKLAKDTDEVWLATDEDREGEAISWHLCEVLGLDPKNTKRIVFHEITKPAIENAVAHPRKLDMDRVNAQQARRILDRIVGFELSPVLWRKMSMRNSLSAGRVQSVAVRLIVEREREINAFNATSTFKVEAWFTGKDINGKSISFKAEGPNKFKTAEDAEKFLTQCVGAAYTVKDIQVKPGKKSPAAPFTTSTLQQEASRKLGYSVSKTMLLAQKLYESGNITYMRTDSVNLSDTAIGDIQKAIVGNYGEKYHQYRKFKNKNESAQEAHEAIRPTYMENTTVDDSDARKLYELIWKRTIASQMSDAELEKTIAKIDISTNHEELTASGEVLKFDGFLKVYMESHDDEDVNEDDTQEGSLPPLAVKQSLDLKEMKATERFSRPAPRYTEASLVKKLEELGIGRPSTYAPTITTIQKRGYVEKRDKEGIKREFRILTLKADKLTKNTDSENTGAEKSKLFPTDLGMIVTDFLNQYFNSVMDYGFTAKIEGEFDEIAHGKKVWNDMLAEFYQPFHKDVANTLENAERVKGERQLGVEESTGKPIVARMGRYGPMIQIGQAEDEEKPRFAKLKPTQSIETISLEDAMELFRLPRNLGQFEDSDVIINIGRFGPYAQHDKKFYSLKKEMDPYTVELDEIAPLIVEKRTAKDERTIKVFEKEKIQILKGPYGPYIKQGLKNFKIPKEKIDQAADITVEEAKAIIEEAKANPPKKKAPPRKKKAE
- a CDS encoding HAD family hydrolase, with translation MNILSLFKPVTTFVLDVDGVLTDGTLQLLPGGEMSRRMNIKDGYAMQLAVKKGYRVVIISGGKSESVVSRLQGLGIKDIYVGVQDKKEKLQDYVFENDLRWDEILYMGDDIPDYAPMQLVALPTCPADAAPEIKSISRYISPLGGGQGCVRDIMEKVLKLNGHWLLDEGIASK